The following proteins are co-located in the Nitrospirota bacterium genome:
- a CDS encoding 30S ribosomal protein S10, which yields MDQRIRIRLKGFDYRVLDQSVAEIVETVKRSGAKVAGPIPLPTRIEKFTVQRSTHVDKKSREQFEIRTHKRLMDIMEPTPETMDALMKLNLAAGVDVEIKL from the coding sequence TTGAAGGGGTTCGACTACCGGGTTTTGGACCAGTCGGTAGCCGAGATTGTGGAGACCGTCAAGCGTAGCGGGGCCAAGGTGGCCGGGCCCATCCCGTTGCCCACGCGCATCGAGAAGTTTACGGTCCAGCGTTCCACCCACGTCGACAAGAAGTCGCGCGAGCAATTTGAAATCAGAACGCATAAGCGGTTGATGGATATCATGGAGCCGACGCCGGAGACGATGGATGCGCTGATGAAGTTGAATCTGGCGGCCGGCGTAGACGTGGAAATTAAACTCTGA